In a genomic window of Cardiocondyla obscurior isolate alpha-2009 linkage group LG08, Cobs3.1, whole genome shotgun sequence:
- the LOC139104851 gene encoding uncharacterized protein has product MYLYSKYNPNRNVQCICCFVRDRIIEVKAFEHGQKTGSVLFERSNYGKQCWTSEEHTLLSSRRTFQDILPDVNIIDPQNDQYIEHLMDYFHICFESVRQLSVGKTKHLMLKALADTLGGYLQAYILPITKRSYYAGNIKYRNAKMLFELFDELKIFLRTNGAGWAKPSQDFTNIRIPPIVITPPKTSVACNGLITYSTSSERDNSDHQIFTFKKKKRSAMKRRRSRRVFDDYDNDAKTNEVVIPIPFLDNEAEPNSIALPFKTDSLQSLYSEKSAFVLVKYYIASVKCITSRSSTKTQLRKFNKDFYAWLQQSVHE; this is encoded by the exons ATGTACCTTTATTCCAAATATAATCCTAATCGAAATGTTCAATGTATTTGCTGTTTCGTTCGTGACAGGATCATCGAGGTTAAGGCTTTCGAACACGGTCAAAAAACCGGTAGTGTTTTGTTCGAAAGAAGCAATTATGGCAAGCAATGCTGGACAAGTGAAGAGCACACTCTTCTTAGTAGTCGCAGAACGTTTCAAGACATCCTACCCGAT GTGAATATCATCGATCCTCAGAACGATCAATATATAGAACACCTCATGGACTATTTCCACATATGTTTTGAGAGTGTAAGGCAGCTGTCTGTGGGCAAAACGAAGCATCTGATGCTGAAAGCTCTGGCAGATACTCTGGGAGGTTACTTGCAGGCTTACATCCTTCCCATTACGAAGCGTTCATATTACGCGGGTAACATCAAGTATCGTAATGCGAAAATGCTATTTGAGCTTTTCGACGAGCTGAAGATTTTCCTTCGAACTAACGGAGCCGGTTGGGCGAAGCCCAGTCAAGATTTCACGAATATCAGAATTCCCCCCATTGTAATTACACCACCAAAAACGTCGGTTGCTTGTAATGGTCTTATCACATATTCAACAT cTTCTGAACGTGACAATAGTGATCATCAGATCTTCacgtttaagaaaaagaaacgatctGCGATGAAGCGAAGACGTTCGAGGCGTGTGTTTGATG acTATGACAATGATGCTAAGACGAACGAAGTTGTAATACCCATCCCGTTCCTCGATAATGAAGCAGAACCTAACAG CATTGCGTTGCCCTTTAAAACCGACAGCCTGCAATCATTGTACTCGGAAAAATCGGCTTTCGTTCTTGTGAAGTATTATATTGCCAGTGTGAAATGCATTACTTCGCGATCGAGCACAAAAACGCAGCTGCGAAAGTTCAACAAGGACTTCTATGCCTGGTTGCAACAATCTGTACATGAGTAG